Below is a window of Malania oleifera isolate guangnan ecotype guangnan chromosome 1, ASM2987363v1, whole genome shotgun sequence DNA.
ATACATGAACTGTTATGTAGTTTCCGTTGATTTTATTTCTGTCCATTCTAATGCTAGTCTGACGAGTTCGACCAGTTAACCTACATTATATCTTTTAATTACCATTTAATGCAGTAGTTGTTTAGTTTTAACATATATAAATGATTACAACCGATTTTGTTTATGCTATCTTTTTATAAAAAGCTACAGTCTTTTGATTTATTGTTCTCGCATGTATGGCAGCTCATGCCAAAGCTTGCTTAAAAATAGAACATTTTGCTAAATATTTTACCATGTATGATTTTAGTGGAGCTTGATAATTGCATTGCATCTGACAGGTTAATGAGGAAGCGAGTGACAAAGTGTTGGAAGTTGAACAGAAGTATAATGAGATACGCAGGCCTGTCTACAATAGGCGGAATGAGATTATCAAGTCTATTCCAGACTTTTGGTTAACTGCTGTTAGTGACCCTCCACCCTCTTGTTCTTTTGTTTCTGTTTCATTTGAGATGATTGAATGTTCAAACTTCAGCAGTACATATAAGGACACTTTGAGAATCATATTATCTGAATGCTTTGTGCATTATTGCTCTTTGCAGTTCCTGAGTCATCCTGCACTTTGTGATCTTCTGAGCGAGGAAGACCAGAAGGTTTGACACATGATTTGAGAATTTATCAATTGCAGTGTTCATCTATGATTTAAACCAAGAATTGAAGCCAGTGAATTCCTTCTAATTTCCTTGTATATATTGATTCTCTGGATTTTGTGTTGTGTATTGGCTAATTCACTGGGGTTCTTTCACACTGTGGATGTATTAATAGGATATTTCCTTGCTGAAAAATATTAGCGATATGTTATTGATTGTTATATTCCATACAAGAGGGAGAAAAAATGGCATGATAATGACCTTTTGCCtaatatctcataatattaatgcAACACTGATGATATCTTTAgcaacatttaaaatttcttaacACTGTGCATGCTAGTTCAAAACCTCTGACATCCATTAAAAAACTTATCTATATATGAATCCATCTACCTAAAAGAGTTTTAACATTTCTTTACCCCTTTGTTTTGTTTAGTTTTCTGCATTCTTCGGTCTCCCTTGTTCCTCCCTCCAATCCTGGGAGCAGCTACCAGAGAAATAAAATCCATATTCCAAAAGTCTAGTTAGTTCAAATGTCCAATACACATCCCAACATGACCTAGGCAACATACCATAATTGGATATCTTAAAGAAACTTAATGGGTCCTTTCTCGACTTCAATAGCTCCATGCTGACCTTGGATCTCTGCGCCACTTGCAAATATGAGAGTACGGGCTCAAATCAGAAGATCATGGGATCTAGTCTTGAAAACAACTTTTCTAATTGTTCTCATGAGAACCTTGTGTGTTAGGTGTTGCGCTTGACGTTTTTTGGCCACAAAGCCATTGTGGTAGGTTTCTAAAAATGTTATTGTAGAAAATATAACATTTCAACTTTTTGAACTTTCAGATATTCTATCCTGTGTTAACCAGACCCTCGATATAGTGTGAGAGCTTTATGTATTGGGTGTTGCATTTTAGGTTCATGGCCAAAAAACCATCATGATAGGATTTTGAAAACAAACTTGTAGAAAATATAACAATTCAAATATTCTATCTGATATTAATCGTGTTGACGAACATTCTGTATAAAATATGTTACCTATAAATgaatcattatttttaaataattaaatgaacATGTGAATGGTAttgttttaattaatatttattgtGTATATAGGTTGGCATGAGATGACGAAGCTTACTTTGCGTTGATACTTTGGTAATTGGTCCCCCACTTTTGGTTTTGCCCATCGTAAAAGACTTTCTACTGCTTCTGCCCAACATGCCACTTTCTTTGGACATGGTGGAATTCTCTATAGCACAGTCAGTCAAGCATTCCATGGCAGCCTTATGGAGTTGGCAAGTCTTGGACATGTCATGGGctgaacacttcacaccttgtgaagggccgCGTGACAATAGTTATAACACACTAGCTTAACTTGTCATTCCAACACCCTCCATGCTACATAGCTCCTAAACATGCACTCATAATTATTGTAGAACACTAATACCCTACCAATTCCAAAACCGTATGAATGTTCCAAAACATTGTACACTTCATACAAGAACACTAAATATAGTAATCCAAGATTATGATTCAGAATTTTCCATAGgatgaatattttgattaataaaAGTAAACACTTCTAGTTCTTGcattataattttctttttagtCATTATTAATCTACTTTATCAAAGGAAGTCTCTTTTAAATTTAGAAACACGTCAACATCATCTCTTAAATGTACGATCATCATTAAACATTTTTTTGCATACATTTCCATATTTACATACCCATAGTAAAGCATGCACCATGCTGCGATTCCAAACTGTAATGTTCAATTTCTAGGTAATCATAGAATCTTCAATTGTGTCTTAGTCTTTTAGCATTCCCAAAGTTGTATTGAAAATTTACGAGTTTGGCTAATAGCTTCCATCAATATCTTTGTATTTGGGATATTCATTATTTCCATGTATGTTGACTTTCTAATCATTGGATCCGTAGTCAAATTGGGAATGAAAAGTTTTCTAATTTCACTATTtacttttttcatttttaaacagATTTTTAAGTATTTAGATTCTCTTGATGTGGAGGATTTTAAGGACGTGAAGTCAGGATATTCCATCACATTTGTAAGTTCATACTTCTGActtgtacttatttattttttattatgctAGGGGTCATCTATTTTTCACATTTGTGTCTCTATTTGGATGCTGATGATATGGGAATTTGCTTAATTACTTGCTctgttttttcaaaaaattctaatattttctcTTTGTTTCCAACTTTCAGAACTTCAAGCAGAATCCGTATTTCGAAGATACCAAGTTGACAAAAACTTTTACCTTCTTTGACGAAGAAGGGGCAACCAAAATAACTGGTACAAGCATTAAGTGGAAGGATGGCATGGTAATGGTGATGCTTAAATACCTTCTTGcatattttacatatttaaatatCGTATAAATAATGAATTGTAACTTGTGAAGGGCACCGCTAATGGAGTTAGTCATGAGAAGAAAGGAAACAAACGGCCAATTGCTGAAGAGAGGTAATTCTCGTCATTAGTTTTACCTTTCAAGCTTCAGATAATTCCTTACTTGTAGCTGAAAGACCAAGACATGCATTGGAAATTCATCAATATGAACGATCATTACTCttgtaaaattaattaataaaatctaTAGAACCACAGAAAGATTAGCAAAGTAAGGCTAGCGGCTTATAGAGTTGCTATGCATTTTATGGAAGCTCTGATAATATAAATTTACTCTTCTGTAAGTATACATATTTATAAAAAGAAATTTGAACACTTATCTGTTTTGAAATTTGGATTcaacaaaattattttttgattatgCAGAACTCTTAACACCAAACTACTATCAACTACGTTGTCATAGAGAAAAAGTTAGATGCATTAGCTTCCCTGCAAGGATCATGGATGAGACAATCACATGGCTActcaaaagaaaattaaagcCATTTCACGCAGTGGGAATGAATTATAGGGTTTTTCTTTGTAGCTAGCTCCATGCTAAGCCCAATGCATTCAATTAAAAGTGGTTCAAGAACGCAAATCAGTGCTCTAACCACCATACCTGTTAAACCACATAGTTTTGAACATTTACTTCTTTCTATATTCTGCTCACAGTTACCAGAAAACACTAACACCCTAGCAAACCAAGTATTGGTGTGAATGTTCCGAAACATGGTACATTTTTGTTCTAGAATGCTAAATCTTACGATCaaaagttttaattcaatattttttgcTTAACACAACTTTTTATAAGTTAGAAATGGGGATTTATCacacttcaattctatttctgtCATTATTAATCTATTCCACGCTAAAAAATCTCATCTAGATACCTTAATGTCCTTTCCAAAGTATACAAGTACCATTACactttttcaccaatatatctattTAAGTATGTATACCCCCAATGTTCAACATTTTAGAACATGTGCTGTACCGCGATCCCATCCACATTCCACAAGTGGGAATGTTCCCCATTCTAGGTAACATTGATTCAGCTACTGTCTGGCTTGCTGAttagaatataaaataaaaaataatgaccTAGAATAATCATGTAACATAAATTGTATGCCCAGCACCTTCTAGTGCATTGAGTAGGGCCCGTCGGGATGTCCTGGTTTGAAACTCAAGGTCAGGGTTTGAATCCCTTCAATTGGGGGAATTTTAGGAGGGAAGGGGTGAGGTGGGATGGGATGAGGGTGGGATTTGGGAGTCAAGTTCCCAGTGAGGCTACCAAATATATATCAATTATAATTAAGTAAACATTTGAAAATGGATTCCTGAGCAAAACAAATGAATCCTACAAAAGAATGCATATATAGTAGGTAGAAAGAAAGGTAAATATTTTAGTGTCACATTGTCACCAGTCTAGCGAATTTTTCTCCTTTATTGTACAAGGTTCAAGCTTCAAATAGTCAGaaaatttttttctataaaaaaaatagtagGCCTATTTTAGTTTTCCCTTCCTCTTGTCTTCTTGGCACCTtaatttgaattaaatttattCTGCATACTGTTAAGTTCATTCATATGGCCTACGGGTCTGTTGATGTTCAGATTATTGTTGAATTTACTGCCTTTCTCACCTGTCTTGTTTTAGACAACTATATTGACTAGTGATTTAGCATCTTACTATTTGTTTTATGTCTGCCTTTCGAATTTATTGATTTGGCTTTTATCATGCTGAGGCATTTATATTGTATCTTACCTCCTTTGTACTTTGTTAACATTGTGATCATGTAATGGTTTCTGGTCAATTTTTTGTTGTGTGTGgcggtagtttttttttttcaatacgtTTTGTCCTCCACAACAACATTGCCGGATTTCACAAAAAATTGTATTCATTGTATTCTCGCTTCATTAAACCTGTGTAACTTGATTTCACTGTATGGTTATTGAACGACAAAATAAAGTTGTGCTTACTGCAGAGTATTGGTGTAAGTGGATTGCATTTTTATTCATCTGAAGTGTCTGTCATAGCAGGTTTTTGCAAGACATCATTGGTAGCTTCCAgtttttcttcttatttctttttaTGATTAGGAAAAATGTGACACCCAGTGGTCTGTGCACTCGTCATATAGGGAGGGCAAGATGTGCCCATGCCCGCGTTGATCTGGGAGCTTTGTGCACAGGGTGTTACTTTTATTTACTAGGACAAAATAATTTCTGTGATtgtttttcttgttatttttttgggttttgtatGGAGTTGTTTCAATAAGGCATTTTTGGAGTCTGGGCAGCTAGATGCACCCAGATCCCCATTGGTATGGGTGCCTTGTGCATGAACGTTACATTCATTTATTAGCACAAAGTAATgttattgtttttttcttttttctttttttatggaTTTTGCACATTCAGTTGTTTCAGAAAGGCATTTTTTTGGTTGTCGAGATAATGTTCTTCCTGTATGAGTGCATTTTGTTGTCCAACAATAGAATGCTTATTCCATCACTATCTCACAgtaggaaaagaaatgaaagaggaAACTAAGTTCTGAATTTTTCTGTGGGTTGATGATCTCAGAAAATTGTTTCTTAATTACCTTTCCATTTGCATCAACACTGTGGACAATGTTGAAAAGCATATTAATTTCTAATATTGGAAAGAATAACAAACAAGAATTTGCATGCTAACATGATATGATATACAGGTTAGTACTGCCTGGAAGCTGTATGCTAAAAAACTTGACATTGGGTTGATTTCATCTGCAGCCTGCTTTTATGATTTTATCCTTTAATAGATGTTGTTTTTGCTGAATTTTTCTATTCCATAAGAATGTCATTTCAGAGCCACAACTTgtaaaatgcatttttttttataaaaaattgcAAAGAGGGTAAAAAAGAGCCCCTCAACCCCATAGTTTCTTGTGGTTTTATGTATGTGCATATGTGCTCTGTTCCTTATTTCTTTACACATTCACAATGCAGCTTTTTTAGTTGGTTCAGCGAAACTCAACAGAAAGAGGTTATAGATGGGCTTCAAGATGAAGTAAGTTGTTTTGCCTCAATCAAATGGATTTTAAAGTGTAATTTTTTGtctcaagattttcaatgaaaatatgattttgaagTTCTTACCCGGAGGCTAAATTGATTATGAACTGTATTTTCAGTTGTCACAGTGTTTGATGATTTGGTGACATGTTTTCCCACTTCCATAACTTTTATATGCAATCTTTTGATTGAGATGCTTTAGGATTGAAATGGGAATCagtcaaaatattttcttctttcCCATCTTTCTCTGTTGATTCTAGTTTTTGCTTTGCAGGTGGCAGAAATAATTAAGGAGGATTTGTGGCCCAATCCTCTCAAATATTTCAAcaatgtaattttttaaaaatccgtGTGCTCTCctttttttgtttgatttgagTTTCTTTTTTGATGCTAAAGGTGCTTTATAATTTGTTGGCACAGGAGGCTGATGAAGAGGACTCTGATGGAGATGAGGAGGATGACGAGGTAAAGGAATATGGAATTTTGTTAGTTGTAGATAACTTTTCTTAGTGTTAGTGGTATAATAAATGCTTCATTTGATAATTAGTACCCGCACCTATCCTCTCATGTTGCTTTTTGTTATATACTGTAATTGATTGGGTATTCTCCTATCACATAATTCACATTGTAGCTGTTTCTATgaacttgtattgcatttagatTTTTGAGTGAAAGAAGATCAAACCTCTTTTGACATATAAAACCTGAGTCTAGGTTGAAGCTGCTCTGATTGTAGGACTAAAAAATGCTTGCTTTTGTGGGGTTCTATTGTTGGAGCATTAGGAAATACCCaaatgaatgaacaaatgcaTGATGAAACTTCCCATAAAATGTATAGGAGCTAGATTACCAGGAGAACATTAGGAGTAGAATTGGTGCGAGTGTAGAACTACAGAAGAACTTGCCCTTTTTGGGGGGTCTTAACTTCTCAGGTTTTGAGGAAATGCTCAAACAAATATAATGCACTCACACATTATGAATCATCTGTAAAAGAATATTGTGAAATGCAAAATTATAAATTGAAGGCAATGATTTATCTAGGTTGAAGCTGCTCTGATTGTTGGACTAAAAAATGCTTGCTTTTGTGGGGTTCAATTGTTGGAGCATTAGGAAATACCCaaatgaatgaacaaatgcaTGATGAAACTTCCCGTAAAATGTATAGGAGCTAGATTACCAGTAGAATGTTAGGAGTAGAATTGGTGCAAGTGTGGAAATACAGAAGAACTTGCTCTTTTGGGGGGTCTTAACTTCTCAGGTTTTGAggaaatgctcaaacaaagaaaCATGATGTACTCACACACATATTTTGAATCCTCTGTAAAAGAATTTTGTGAAATGCAATATTATAAATTGAAAGCAATGGTTTATCTTTTATGAAGACTgttggattttattttctttaaaatataagaaattaattatttatttttggcCTATTTTTTTATTACTGTAGTTTTCCACTTTGCTGTTTGAGATGGCTTATGGAAAGGACTTGGGCATTCATTATGA
It encodes the following:
- the LOC131160043 gene encoding NAP1-related protein 2-like, which encodes MVADRGKKSKVEEEDSDHVDGDLVLSIEKLQEVQDELEKVNEEASDKVLEVEQKYNEIRRPVYNRRNEIIKSIPDFWLTAFLSHPALCDLLSEEDQKIFKYLDSLDVEDFKDVKSGYSITFNFKQNPYFEDTKLTKTFTFFDEEGATKITGTSIKWKDGMGTANGVSHEKKGNKRPIAEESFFSWFSETQQKEVIDGLQDEVAEIIKEDLWPNPLKYFNNEADEEDSDGDEEDDEGKGHDDMEDEEEEEEEEEEEEGNEDDN